One genomic region from Skermania piniformis encodes:
- the ilvN gene encoding acetolactate synthase small subunit encodes MSTTHTLSVLVENKPGVLARVAALFSRRGFNIESLAVGTTEVPEISRMTIVVTVDDLPLEQVTKQLNKLINVIKIVEQEPETSVARELILVKVRADASVRTQVIEAATLFRAKVIDVSPDALTVEATGTRSKLEALLRMLEPYGIREIVQSGVVAVGRGPKSITASR; translated from the coding sequence GTGAGCACCACGCACACGCTCAGCGTGCTCGTCGAGAACAAGCCGGGGGTGCTCGCCCGGGTTGCCGCGTTGTTCTCCCGCCGGGGATTCAACATCGAGTCGCTCGCAGTGGGTACCACCGAAGTTCCCGAGATCTCCCGGATGACCATCGTGGTCACCGTCGACGACCTGCCGCTGGAACAGGTCACCAAGCAGCTGAACAAGCTGATCAACGTCATCAAGATCGTCGAGCAGGAGCCGGAGACCTCGGTTGCGCGTGAGCTGATCCTGGTCAAGGTGCGGGCCGACGCGAGCGTACGCACTCAGGTGATCGAAGCGGCCACGTTGTTCCGGGCGAAGGTGATCGACGTCTCTCCGGATGCGTTGACCGTCGAAGCCACCGGTACCCGGTCGAAGCTGGAGGCGTTGCTGCGCATGCTGGAGCCGTACGGGATTCGGGAGATCGTCCAGTCCGGTGTCGTGGCGGTCGGGCGCGGACCGAAGTCGATCACAGCGAGCCGCTGA
- a CDS encoding PH domain-containing protein yields the protein MSPPHESRPAAEPTEQRVIRISRIAYLGVLLLLFGVLAPVTAAPLAFGWLLLVPIAALVYITRFRTVVTPAALVTRSWRHERTIRWESVQGIVFPKRGWARANLVDGTAARLPAVGFDRLRDLADASGGRIPNPYRSPDEPDPAQEPE from the coding sequence GTGTCCCCTCCGCACGAGTCGCGTCCCGCCGCGGAGCCGACCGAACAACGCGTCATCCGAATCAGCCGAATCGCCTACCTGGGCGTGCTGCTGTTGCTGTTCGGGGTCCTCGCGCCGGTGACGGCCGCACCGCTGGCATTCGGCTGGCTACTGCTGGTCCCGATCGCCGCGCTGGTCTACATCACCCGCTTCCGCACGGTGGTCACTCCGGCGGCTCTGGTCACCCGCTCCTGGCGGCACGAACGCACGATTCGGTGGGAATCGGTGCAAGGAATCGTCTTCCCGAAGCGCGGCTGGGCGCGCGCCAATCTGGTCGACGGCACCGCGGCCCGGCTTCCCGCGGTCGGCTTCGATCGGCTGCGCGATCTTGCCGATGCATCCGGCGGACGCATCCCCAACCCCTACCGGTCACCGGACGAACCCGACCCGGCGCAGGAACCCGAGTAA
- a CDS encoding acetolactate synthase large subunit: protein MSAPTARPGPPTRKPAPATSHPTPTAAAPASNRRAATPEQLTGAQAVVRSLEELGVDTVFGIPGGAVLPVYDPLFDSPKVRHVLVRHEQGAGHAATGYAQATGRVGVCMATSGPGATNLVTPIADAYMDSVPIVAITGQVGRPLIGTDAFQEADISGITMPITKHNFLITDGADIPRILAEAFHLASTGRPGPVLVDIPKDVLQATARFAWPPQFRLPGYRPVTKPHAKQVREAARLIMESKAPVLYVGGGVIKADASPELRELAEFTGIPVVTTLMARGAFPDSHRLNLGMPGMHGTVAAVAALQRSDLLITLGARFDDRVTGKLDSFAPDAKVVHADIDPAEIGKNRHADVPIVGDCREIVAELTEALRNEFATSAVGARPSLELADWWAYLDGLRRVYPLAYDHSPDGPLAPELVIEAVGRLAGPDAIYCAGVGQHQMWAAQFIAYERPRTWLNSGGLGTMGYAVPAAMGAKMGCPDREVWAIDGDGCFQMTNQELATCAVEGVPIKVALINNGNLGMVRQWQTLFYDERYSNTDLATHSLRIPDFVQLAEALGCVGIRVETEAEVEPAIRRAQAITDRPVVIDFIVGADAQVWPMVAAGTSNDEIMAARGIRPLFDEDETVVEPAVIAEAMQQEGPAVQ, encoded by the coding sequence GTGAGCGCTCCAACCGCCAGGCCGGGGCCGCCGACCCGCAAGCCGGCGCCAGCCACCAGTCACCCGACCCCCACGGCCGCTGCCCCGGCTTCGAACCGCCGCGCGGCCACCCCGGAACAACTCACCGGCGCGCAGGCAGTTGTTCGATCGCTCGAGGAACTCGGTGTCGACACCGTATTCGGTATCCCCGGCGGTGCCGTTCTGCCGGTCTACGACCCGCTGTTCGATTCGCCGAAGGTGCGCCATGTCCTGGTCCGGCACGAGCAGGGTGCCGGACACGCGGCCACCGGATACGCCCAGGCGACCGGACGGGTCGGAGTGTGCATGGCGACCTCCGGTCCGGGCGCTACCAACCTGGTCACGCCGATCGCCGACGCCTACATGGACTCGGTGCCGATCGTCGCGATCACCGGGCAGGTGGGCCGACCGCTGATCGGCACGGACGCGTTCCAGGAAGCCGACATCTCCGGCATCACGATGCCGATCACCAAGCACAACTTCCTGATCACCGACGGTGCCGACATCCCGCGAATCCTGGCCGAGGCCTTCCATCTGGCGTCGACCGGTCGGCCCGGCCCCGTTCTGGTGGATATCCCCAAGGATGTGCTGCAGGCCACCGCACGGTTCGCCTGGCCGCCGCAGTTCCGGCTGCCCGGGTACCGGCCGGTGACCAAGCCGCATGCCAAGCAGGTGCGCGAGGCGGCCCGGCTGATCATGGAATCCAAGGCGCCCGTGCTCTATGTCGGCGGCGGTGTGATCAAGGCGGATGCGTCGCCGGAGCTGCGCGAACTGGCCGAATTCACCGGAATCCCGGTGGTCACGACGCTGATGGCGCGCGGCGCGTTCCCGGACAGTCACCGGCTGAACCTGGGCATGCCGGGCATGCACGGCACCGTGGCCGCGGTCGCGGCGCTGCAGCGCAGTGATCTGCTGATCACCCTGGGCGCGCGGTTCGACGACCGGGTCACCGGCAAGCTGGATTCGTTCGCGCCGGATGCGAAGGTGGTGCACGCCGATATCGATCCGGCCGAGATCGGCAAGAACCGGCATGCGGACGTGCCGATCGTCGGGGACTGTCGGGAGATCGTCGCCGAACTGACCGAGGCGTTGCGCAACGAGTTCGCGACCAGCGCGGTCGGCGCTCGGCCCAGCCTGGAACTGGCCGACTGGTGGGCCTATCTGGACGGGTTGCGCAGGGTTTACCCGTTGGCCTACGACCACTCGCCGGACGGACCGTTGGCGCCGGAGCTCGTCATCGAGGCGGTGGGCCGGCTGGCCGGGCCGGACGCGATCTACTGCGCCGGGGTGGGACAGCATCAGATGTGGGCTGCCCAGTTCATCGCCTACGAGCGCCCGCGCACCTGGCTCAATTCGGGGGGCCTCGGGACGATGGGGTACGCGGTGCCGGCGGCGATGGGCGCCAAGATGGGTTGCCCGGACCGGGAGGTCTGGGCGATCGATGGTGACGGTTGCTTCCAGATGACGAATCAGGAGCTGGCCACCTGCGCAGTAGAAGGGGTGCCGATCAAGGTAGCGCTGATCAACAACGGCAACCTGGGCATGGTCCGGCAGTGGCAGACCCTGTTCTACGACGAGCGCTACTCCAACACCGACCTGGCGACGCACTCGCTGCGGATTCCCGACTTCGTCCAGCTGGCGGAGGCGCTCGGCTGCGTCGGAATCCGGGTGGAGACCGAAGCCGAGGTGGAGCCGGCAATCCGGCGGGCGCAAGCGATCACCGACCGTCCGGTGGTGATCGATTTCATCGTCGGGGCGGATGCCCAGGTGTGGCCGATGGTCGCCGCCGGCACCAGCAACGACGAGATCATGGCGGCCCGGGGAATCCGGCCGTTGTTCGACGAGGACGAGACCGTGGTCGAGCCCGCGGTGATCGCCGAGGCGATGCAGCAGGAAGGACCGGCCGTCCAGTGA